The proteins below come from a single Staphylococcus sp. MI 10-1553 genomic window:
- a CDS encoding UPF0223 family protein, translated as MEYTYPIDVDWSQEEMVAVVSFFNAIESYYESQIERETLMTRYREFKQVVPGKADEKNLFNDFKKQSGYDSYQVIQEAKLHPDQKTLKNS; from the coding sequence ATGGAATACACATATCCGATAGATGTCGACTGGTCTCAAGAAGAAATGGTGGCTGTCGTCTCATTTTTTAACGCCATCGAATCGTATTACGAAAGTCAAATTGAACGTGAAACACTCATGACACGATACCGTGAATTTAAGCAAGTTGTCCCAGGCAAAGCAGACGAAAAAAATCTCTTCAATGATTTCAAAAAGCAGAGTGGCTACGACAGTTATCAAGTCATTCAAGAAGCGAAACTACATCCTGATCAAAAAACTTTAAAGAACAGCTAA
- the lpdA gene encoding dihydrolipoyl dehydrogenase, translating to MVVGDFPIETDTIVIGAGPGGYVAAIRAAQLGQKVTIVEKGNLGGVCLNVGCIPSKALLNVSHRFEQAQHGADLGITAENVSLDFDKVQSFKGSVVNKLTGGVESLLKGNKVEIVRGEAYFVDEHSLRVMDDKSAQTYNFKNAIVATGSRPIQIPNFEFGGRILDSTGALNLQEVPKKLVVVGGGYIGSELGTAYANFGTEVTILEGAKEILGGFEKQMVAPVKKEMKAKGMIIETEALAKSAEETDNGVKVTYEVKGEEKTIEADYVLVTVGRRPNTDELGLEEVGVKLTDRGLVEVDKQSRTSVDSIYAIGDIVPGLPLAHKASYEAKIAAEAIAGQNSEVDYIGMPAVCFTEPELAQVGYTEAQAKEEGLDIKASKFPYQANGRALSLNDTNGFVKLVTLKEDDTLIGAQVVGTNASDVIAELGLAIEAGMNAEDIALTVHAHPTLGEMSMEAAEKALGLPIHTM from the coding sequence ATGGTAGTCGGAGATTTTCCAATTGAAACAGATACTATTGTCATTGGGGCAGGTCCTGGTGGCTATGTTGCAGCAATTCGTGCAGCACAGTTAGGTCAAAAAGTAACGATCGTTGAAAAAGGCAATTTAGGTGGCGTATGCTTAAACGTAGGTTGTATTCCTTCAAAAGCATTATTAAACGTATCTCACCGTTTCGAACAAGCGCAACACGGTGCAGACTTAGGTATCACTGCTGAGAACGTATCTTTAGATTTCGATAAAGTACAATCTTTTAAAGGTTCAGTCGTTAACAAATTAACTGGCGGTGTTGAATCATTATTAAAAGGAAACAAAGTTGAAATCGTTCGCGGTGAAGCTTACTTCGTTGATGAACACAGCTTACGTGTTATGGACGATAAGAGCGCACAAACTTACAACTTCAAAAATGCTATCGTAGCAACAGGTTCACGTCCAATTCAGATTCCTAACTTCGAATTCGGTGGTCGTATCCTTGACTCTACTGGTGCGTTGAACTTACAAGAAGTACCTAAAAAATTAGTTGTCGTTGGTGGCGGCTACATTGGTTCTGAATTAGGTACTGCCTATGCTAACTTTGGTACTGAAGTTACAATTCTTGAAGGTGCAAAAGAAATCCTTGGTGGTTTCGAAAAACAAATGGTTGCACCCGTTAAAAAAGAAATGAAAGCAAAAGGCATGATCATCGAAACAGAAGCTTTAGCTAAATCAGCTGAAGAAACTGATAACGGTGTTAAAGTGACCTACGAAGTTAAAGGTGAAGAGAAAACAATCGAAGCTGACTACGTATTAGTCACTGTAGGTCGTCGTCCAAACACTGACGAACTTGGTTTAGAAGAAGTTGGCGTGAAATTAACTGACCGCGGTTTAGTTGAAGTTGACAAGCAAAGCCGTACATCTGTTGACAGTATCTATGCAATTGGTGATATCGTTCCAGGCTTACCACTTGCACACAAAGCAAGCTACGAAGCTAAAATCGCAGCTGAAGCTATTGCAGGACAAAATTCAGAAGTGGATTACATCGGTATGCCTGCTGTATGTTTCACTGAACCAGAATTAGCTCAAGTAGGTTACACTGAAGCACAAGCGAAAGAAGAAGGTCTTGACATCAAAGCTTCTAAGTTCCCTTACCAAGCGAATGGCCGTGCATTATCGTTAAATGATACAAACGGTTTCGTTAAACTTGTAACACTTAAAGAAGATGACACGCTTATCGGTGCACAAGTTGTGGGTACGAACGCTTCAGACGTTATTGCTGAACTTGGTTTAGCCATTGAAGCAGGTATGAACGCTGAAGATATCGCTTTAACAGTTCACGCTCACCCAACATTAGGTGAAATGAGCATGGAAGCTGCTGAAAAAGCTTTAGGTTTACCAATTCACACAATGTAA